Genomic DNA from Gossypium hirsutum isolate 1008001.06 chromosome A01, Gossypium_hirsutum_v2.1, whole genome shotgun sequence:
agtcgggtttaaccacaagatgcttcatcttatcatacgaggttaaagaatcataaacctcatcaactgtgagagactcgcggctatataaaatcgtgtctctaaaggttgaataagacgggggcaacgaacaaagtagaatcaaccctagatcttccttatcatactgaacctccatggcctccaagtttgagagaatttctttaaacactgttaagtgttcgtgtacagacacaccttcctccaaacgatgagcataaagacgctgcttcatatgcaacttgcttgttagagttttcgacatacatatttgttctagcctcttctaTAATGTAGCGGcagttttctctttcatcacatcctgcaaaatttcgttggacaaatgcagatgtaattgtgttaatgcctttcgatccttacgttttttctcttcatctgttaatgtcgaaggcatcctccagatccatctgtgcaagaactgcttgcatattaatttgccacaacgcaaatctggtgttgcgatccaacagcgaaatttcatacttcaaagacgccattaccgtgatcgagatgaataacccagaagctctgataccaatttatgaaaaataaaataaaataaaataaaataaaataaaataaaataaataaagaacacacaaattttacgtggaaacccttttaggaaaaaaaccacgggcagaggagaagaaaattcactatatcgaaaaatttgaatcaaatacaagaggaataaactatgtctatttatagacttgcaaagccatattctagtaggattgaaacaccttatcctaatcaatataaaatagatagagtttaataaggtttaaaaaccttattctaaaataaaataaaagaagtctagttctatatggattttacttttattttattttccatcgtattttatttaaataagaatttgggtcacttaattctaacattaTAAAAGAGGTAGAGATCTAATTTTAATAACTGATAGAGATTCagttaataagatattcataacaattataatgtttttaataaattaataattgattttttataaaattacttataataaaattagaagGAAGATCATTTCAGAAATTTCCAAATTAAGGTAGGGAAACTGAAAAATTATAACCCATGACAGCGACAACTATAAATTGAAAAACTCTGAAGTGTTTCAATCTTTCTTCCCTTTTAACACTGAGAATATATCTCAGCAAAAACAGAggaaaagtaaataattttttttaaaagaaaacccAAAGCCATGTCTAATAGGTATACTCACGGCAATAGACAAGACGGCGACAACAGAAATAATTTCCAAAAATCCCAGAAGAAATTCATccccaaaaatcaaaatcaaaattcaaattcaaatccaAATCGAAATCGAAATCGAAATCGAAATCCAAACCCAAACCCTAATCCCACCTCCCTCTCTAATTCCATCAGGCAACCCCTTCCCAAACAGCACGATGCTCCGCCTTCCAGCAGCCGTCTTCGCATGGGAGAGAATGGGGATTGGGTGCCAAACAGAGCAACTCCATCCAGTCTCTCTAACGGGAATTTCGTAAATTACTTGCCACAAGATGAAGCCGTGGCGGCGGGCCTCAGCGCGGAGGAAGGAGGATTGGATCCAGTGGAATCACAGAGAGTTGTTGACCTCTTAAATAGAGAGTTGGCTTGCTTGCTTAAGCTCAGTCCCAGGGAATTCTGGAAGCAAGGTATTTTAACTGATATTTGATCGTGTTTTTATCCTTTTTAAATGCATTTAcggtttttttttctctctctcgaAGTCTTATTTATTGTGCTTGTTTGCCAGTGGCTGGCGACACTTCTTTGCATGAATTTTTGGACAGCTTCTTGCAATTTAGAAGCAGGTGGTACGATTTTCCTCATCGCGGTGTGAAAGGGATCGTAGCAGGGATTATTGTTGGAGAGTCTGAACTAAGCCGCCGTGTCTTCATGATGTTGTATCGAATGTAAGTTTGAAGTCTTATAACTCTTTCTTACATATTCACCCTTTTATCTGGTAAATTGCAATGGACCTTCTTGCTATTTTAGATCTTCAAATCGGGACCCTGGTGCTAGAGCTGTCGATAGCCTTAGTGTCAACGACCATGCAGGTAGGTTGTCTCTTTTCCTTGTCTTCTTGTTGGAGGATGAATGTATTTTAGTCTGGTCACATGTGCTGCTCAATCTTTATCCCCAAAATTGTTGTTAAATTTCTATGTATAAGAGTATTTTATATGCACATTTTTTTCACTAATTCTTCCTGTAGTCATCTTGCAGGAGAAGAAATTGCTTGACTTGCCCAAGTTGTTGGACATATGCGCTATTTATggtcatgaaaatgatgatctgACTAAATTGCTGGTAAGCCTTCTTTTGTACAAAGTGATTGAAgacttgatttcttttctttacatgtttttaaCCTTTTTAAGGCTTATATTTGAGCTAGTGTTTTGAAGGCAATCTGTTTTAATTCCCGCTGCAAGTAACTCTTCTTAACTAAGAATTTACTGCTTTCTTTTCATTACAGTTAGATTTTTGCTTGATAAGCTTCAAATCCATTATTGTCAAAAGGAGATGTTTTAATTTATTGATCCTGGAGATGCCTCTAATGGTCACCTAGAAATTTCAAATTGCAGTAAAACCTTTCAGAGTCAAACAAGGCATATCAAAACGGTTTAGATAAAAATTACTTCCTATGGTTTCTAATTTATGTAATCATATTAAATAGCTAAATTGCAAATTGGCCACGGACTTTTCCACCTTAAATTCATTCTTCTAGGATGTAAAGTGCTGCATGTCTATACACTTTTATTTCAAAGTATTCTGTATCTCATAGTTGTGCAAGGTAGGAGATTTCCTTGAATGCGTCAAGCGAGTCCCCTTCCTGCTCTTATTCAGGTCTGTCCTCTCTCTCTCCTGGTCTTTCTCACACTTGATTTATTTTCAGATTTCAAATGCTCTGAAAGCTCAGCCTACAATCCATGATAATCTGACTGGGGTATTGTCTCATTTCTTGAGTATTGTTCACACAATGCATGAACGCTGCAGCACATCTTTGGAGGTACTTTGTAATCTGCTTTGAGTCTTGAACAGTTTTTTCCTTGTCTGAGTGATATGTTTGACAGTTTGTGCATTTCTGTTAGTTTCTCCCTTTATCTGTAGCTTTGCTTAGTGATGACACTCACAATTGCTTTCTTATGTGTTGCTAATACTGGATAGGTCCTTCTCTCTTCTGGAAATCATGGGGATCATGGATTTTATCGGCTTCATACTGACTTTTTGGAGGTTTGTTGTTGTTATTGCTTTTATCATGCACTGAACTCACAGTTGGAAGATATTATggcattgtattttatttttaggcaTGATTTTCACCTGGAAAAAGAAAACAGATGCCCAGTATGTGTATTTTGaacaaaataattttcattttatctcAATATGAATAAACAAACATTTATAAATCCAGAGTATCACAGACATGTGTCAAGAAGGGGTGGAGAACTTGCCAAAACAGGAGTTGTAGTATTATAGGATGACCTCCTGAATCAGTGGCTTATTCCTATCTCAAGTTGATTTTCTCTGCGTCTAGAGGAgctttaaaattatttgattacTTCTTGCGACAGGTGATGGACTTTATTAATGATGCCATTGTATCCATGGATGCTTTTATTACCGCGTACAGACCTGCAGCTGTTTTTTTCTCTTGCCCTGTTGAAATGAGGTACCTCTTTTATTACTGGAATTTCTATTCTATATGAAGTACGCTTTTCTTATTCATGCAGTAAGAACCGTGGATGTTGTAAGAAATTTTATGGTTGTGAGTAGATATTTGCACTGGACTTAACCTAACTGATTGTGGATCATAACTACTCTATGTTGTTATTGTCTTAAtccttttcttttgttattaTGTGGGGAATTTCTTTGTGGATGTGTCCcatctttccctttttccttgtAAATTATACAGGAAGTTATGCTTTGATGCGATTTTAATATAAAACTTCTCTATCTATGCAGTTATGGAAATGAAGAATTGCTCACAGCTCTTTCACGTCTGCATGACAATTTACTTCCATCTTTGCAGCGAGGTTTTCAAATCAGTACTAAATCAGGAGAATTCACAATGCTAACAGATATTGCTATAAGTTTGAAGATGTTATCTTTGAGAATAGTTGAACTTGGTTGGAAACTATTAGATATTTGCTATCTTAGTGATGAAGTGTTTTTGGATGGACATCCTATTCCAACTGCATCAAAGATGTTTCCAGCCACAGTGGAAGATCCATTTATAAGAGCAGATATTTTAGTTCAAACTCTTAGGGAGATAAATGGAGTTTCATTGCAAAGTCTGGAGAACGAGAAACAAGATACTTTCCTTAAGAGTGTTGAAAAGAATTGCAATATAATGAGCAAACTTGAGAATTTGCAGAATACTGGTCAGTGCATTAATTAAAATCATTCCTTTACTTAAAGATTGAGATACTTCCGTTATAATCAATTTCTAATTCTATATACTACAATGGGAGGAATATTGGGGAAGAGAGAAGAAGGAACTTAAAATAGGCTTAGGTGCCTCTCCCCATAACGCTGGTAACAACCTTGCTGAAAACTGCTTAGATGTCAGCCTTAATGCCCATTTGGGAATCAGCAACATATATTTCCTTTTTTAAGTCTATGAATATGGTAATCATATTACAGtgttatttattttgtttctcATTGCAGTTATAAATTGTGCACTTTAGATGGAATGGCGTATATCTATTGTTATCTGATTAGAAGGACAATCATTATCTGAATACATGGTGGAGAGTGATTTATGTATTGCTGTAATAGTTGTGAACTGGGGCTTTTTCTTTTCTGAAGTCATATAATCATTAAACTTTTGCAGTGGAGGATGTCAATAGTTCACCAATCCTTCATTATTCTTGTTCGTTCATAAATGTGCTTGCACTCCTATACAGTAATTTGTATTTGACAACTTTTGTGCAGGGTGGATATTCATGGATGATGAACAGTTTCAGTATCTATCTGGGATTATGACGTTTTCAACAAAGGGCATTGCTAAAGAGCAAACCCCTAAACCCCCCATGTCAGCCCCGGCGACAAGCAGCAAGGTACAGATGGATGAAGATGCAGCAATTATGCAATCAAAAATCAGCCAAGTTAAAGATCTCTTTCCTGATTATGGCAAAGGGTTTATAGCTGCATGCCTTGAAGTTTATAACCAGAATCCAGAAGAGGTTATTCAGAGGATTCTTGAGGGAACACTTCATGAAGATCTGCTGGCCTTGGACACTTCCCTGGAGACAATGCCAGTGCCCAAGTCTGCTTCAACCCTGAGCAGGAATGATAAAGGGAAAGGGAAAATGGTTGATGCTGATAAAGGGAAAGGGAAACTGGTTGACACCATAGCGGTATCCTCAACCACAACTGTACCGGTAGTTAACAGACAACCAGTTGAAGGTCCATCTGTTTCATCCTCATCTACAGTTGGGAGGTTTATTAGGAAGTCTAAAGATGACTCGCCCGATTCTGCTACTCTTGATAGCAGAGATGAAAACGATTCATTAAGAAAAGTTGCTTTGATTTCTCAGTACGAGTATGAAGATGAGTATGATGACTCTTTCGACGACCTAGGTCTAAGTGTTGCAGAGTCAGGGGTGGAGGAAACTGAAATATTAAGTGACAAACTCATCTCGAACTTTGGAAAGAGTCAACCTGAAAGTTCTGGTCAAACTATGCCTAGTTCAAAGTGGGGCTCAAGACAGAAACCCCAATACTATGTCAAGGATGGTAAGAATTATAGTTATAAGGTTGCAGGTTCAGTTGCAGTTGCAAATGCCAATGAAGCCTCATTAGTAACCCAAGCTCAGGAGGAATTAATACATCGCCTTGGACGCGGTGGCAACCTTCCCCTTGGTGCAGTTAAGAAGCTGGTGGAGCATGAGGAGCAAACCAACCAGCCTGATGTTTCTGAAACAGGAAGGAGGGAACATACAAGGAACCCTAGGGGCAGAGGAAGAAGGGGAGGAGGAAGACAAAGAGAGTCGCAGGCGGAGCAAGAAAACCTGCCCGACAACACTGAAGCTGAAGAGAGAGGGAATGTAGGAAATCATCGGGGCAGGGGAAGAAGGGGTAGTGGCAGGCATAATAATTACAGGAAGGATAGGGCCATGAATAAGCATTTCTCTGGATTGACTGGTTTTTAGACACACATGAGACAGAGATACCCATTCCTATTCAAAGGGACCCTTATTTCATACACAACTTTCCTTGAAATCTATTTCAAGAATTGTAAGTACTTCTCTTTTGAGTTGCATTTTACGCAGGCAGTTGAGAATTCAAAATCTACATGTAAGTTCACCCCTTCACTTTGGATAAATTTTTTGTTTACTTATCGAATTCCATCTTTTCATGGAGGTTGATTCAGATTTCAGAGTATAGTTGCCCCGCATGATGATTTGTGTACTTATGTAGTGTTAGTATATTTTtgtcatttaaaatattttaatattttaatatttatataaatttgaacatttgattatttgtttttatataaattttgaaatgttgaaatattCCTATTTGTCATATTTCATAGGCTTAGCACACAATTTTGCTTTTGAACTTGACCACTTTTCTTATCTGATGTTTAAAAGAATATCTGACACAAGTTGGAATACAAAATTCAGTAATTGCAAAAATGTAAAAGAAGTTAGAAACcataccaaccaattcaaaaataacCCATCAAACATAAAGACGTATTTAAGCACAATTCAGTATACGAAATTATTCATtaaacataacaaaaaaaaaggtcaGAAACCATATcaatcacaacaattaaaaaataaaccatTAAACAGAGTCATGTATTTAAGCACGGCTCAGTATAGGAAAATATTCATCCagcataaaaaaaaaa
This window encodes:
- the LOC107918082 gene encoding activating signal cointegrator 1 complex subunit 2 isoform X1; translated protein: MSNRYTHGNRQDGDNRNNFQKSQKKFIPKNQNQNSNSNPNRNRNRNRNPNPNPNPTSLSNSIRQPLPKQHDAPPSSSRLRMGENGDWVPNRATPSSLSNGNFVNYLPQDEAVAAGLSAEEGGLDPVESQRVVDLLNRELACLLKLSPREFWKQVAGDTSLHEFLDSFLQFRSRWYDFPHRGVKGIVAGIIVGESELSRRVFMMLYRISSNRDPGARAVDSLSVNDHAVILQEKKLLDLPKLLDICAIYGHENDDLTKLLISNALKAQPTIHDNLTGVLSHFLSIVHTMHERCSTSLEVLLSSGNHGDHGFYRLHTDFLEVMDFINDAIVSMDAFITAYRPAAVFFSCPVEMSYGNEELLTALSRLHDNLLPSLQRGFQISTKSGEFTMLTDIAISLKMLSLRIVELGWKLLDICYLSDEVFLDGHPIPTASKMFPATVEDPFIRADILVQTLREINGVSLQSLENEKQDTFLKSVEKNCNIMSKLENLQNTGWIFMDDEQFQYLSGIMTFSTKGIAKEQTPKPPMSAPATSSKVQMDEDAAIMQSKISQVKDLFPDYGKGFIAACLEVYNQNPEEVIQRILEGTLHEDLLALDTSLETMPVPKSASTLSRNDKGKGKMVDADKGKGKLVDTIAVSSTTTVPVVNRQPVEGPSVSSSSTVGRFIRKSKDDSPDSATLDSRDENDSLRKVALISQYEYEDEYDDSFDDLGLSVAESGVEETEILSDKLISNFGKSQPESSGQTMPSSKWGSRQKPQYYVKDGKNYSYKVAGSVAVANANEASLVTQAQEELIHRLGRGGNLPLGAVKKLVEHEEQTNQPDVSETGRREHTRNPRGRGRRGGGRQRESQAEQENLPDNTEAEERGNVGNHRGRGRRGSGRHNNYRKDRAMNKHFSGLTGF
- the LOC107918082 gene encoding activating signal cointegrator 1 complex subunit 2 isoform X2; translated protein: MQEKKLLDLPKLLDICAIYGHENDDLTKLLISNALKAQPTIHDNLTGVLSHFLSIVHTMHERCSTSLEVLLSSGNHGDHGFYRLHTDFLEVMDFINDAIVSMDAFITAYRPAAVFFSCPVEMSYGNEELLTALSRLHDNLLPSLQRGFQISTKSGEFTMLTDIAISLKMLSLRIVELGWKLLDICYLSDEVFLDGHPIPTASKMFPATVEDPFIRADILVQTLREINGVSLQSLENEKQDTFLKSVEKNCNIMSKLENLQNTGWIFMDDEQFQYLSGIMTFSTKGIAKEQTPKPPMSAPATSSKVQMDEDAAIMQSKISQVKDLFPDYGKGFIAACLEVYNQNPEEVIQRILEGTLHEDLLALDTSLETMPVPKSASTLSRNDKGKGKMVDADKGKGKLVDTIAVSSTTTVPVVNRQPVEGPSVSSSSTVGRFIRKSKDDSPDSATLDSRDENDSLRKVALISQYEYEDEYDDSFDDLGLSVAESGVEETEILSDKLISNFGKSQPESSGQTMPSSKWGSRQKPQYYVKDGKNYSYKVAGSVAVANANEASLVTQAQEELIHRLGRGGNLPLGAVKKLVEHEEQTNQPDVSETGRREHTRNPRGRGRRGGGRQRESQAEQENLPDNTEAEERGNVGNHRGRGRRGSGRHNNYRKDRAMNKHFSGLTGF